In a single window of the Dreissena polymorpha isolate Duluth1 chromosome 3, UMN_Dpol_1.0, whole genome shotgun sequence genome:
- the LOC127873489 gene encoding uncharacterized protein LOC127873489 isoform X2, translating to MEKENTFVSNQDKASDFDYKCDAMPLCEPCFRNKSSKAATVFCKDCSELFCDQCSHLHTIFKPGKHDIIIVADIDSIRVVVDMKGIDEEDIDVPTDAGDATTEDMPPLEEVEDDASRMEEVD from the exons ATGGAAAAGGAAAACACTTTTGTTTCAAACCAAGACAAAGCAAGCGATTTCGATTACAAATGTGATGCAATGCCACTATGCGAACCCTGTTTTAGAAATAAATCTTCTAAGGCAGCCACGGTTTTCTGCAAAGACTGTTCAGAGCTGTTTTGTGACCAGTGCAGTCATCTTCACACGATATTCAAACCAGGCAAACATGATATCATTATTGTTGCTGACATTGATTCAATCCGCGTCGTGGTGGACATGAAAG GTATTGATGAGGAAGACATTGATGTCCCCACTGATGCAGGAGATGCTACCACAGAAGACATGCCACCCCTCGAAGAGGTGGAGGACGATGCATCACGCATGGAGGAAGTCGACTAA
- the LOC127873489 gene encoding tripartite motif-containing protein 5-like isoform X1: MEKENTFVSNQDKASDFDYKCDAMPLCEPCFRNKSSKAATVFCKDCSELFCDQCSHLHTIFKPGKHDIIIVADIDSIRVVVDMKGKDVCQEHNEKIKFYCQDHSKLCCSKCAFLHRKCEHVDEISSSYEQTHSELNALKESLQTIESDAEYIIDYCKKSENGLNESIKNMSKEVAEMKTRFIQLFEDAEKKMLTEANAVKCEESKRLGGRSAECAKIKVEIAQIVHTCSSVLEHGTPQQMFILLKLIDEKHQQMKGSISAQQQLQLTPKLAMSFPRELYELFALGENVMKLNSYNNKTGIDEEDIDVPTDAGDATTEDMPPLEEVEDDASRMEEVD, encoded by the exons ATGGAAAAGGAAAACACTTTTGTTTCAAACCAAGACAAAGCAAGCGATTTCGATTACAAATGTGATGCAATGCCACTATGCGAACCCTGTTTTAGAAATAAATCTTCTAAGGCAGCCACGGTTTTCTGCAAAGACTGTTCAGAGCTGTTTTGTGACCAGTGCAGTCATCTTCACACGATATTCAAACCAGGCAAACATGATATCATTATTGTTGCTGACATTGATTCAATCCGCGTCGTGGTGGACATGAAAGGTAAGGACGTTTGTCAAGAACACAATGAGAAAATCAAGTTTTACTGTCAGGACCATTCAAAGCTTTGTTGTAGTAAATGTGCCTTCTTACATCGGAAATGCGAGCATGTAGATGAAATTTCTAGCTCGTATGAACAAACACATTCTGAGCTTAATGCGCTGAAGGAATCATTGCAAACAATAGAATCCGATGCTGAATACATTATTGATTACTGTAAGAAGTCAGAAAATGGCTTGAATGAGTCCATTAAAAACATGTCTAAAGAGGTAGCTGAAATGAAAACCCGATTCATTCAACTGTTTGAAGACGCGGAGAAGAAGATGTTAACTGAGGCCAATGCAGTTAAGTGTGAAGAGTCGAAAAGGTTAGGTGGCAGGTCTGCAGAATGTGCGAAAATTAAAGTAGAGATAGCTCAAATTGTACATACGTGTTCTAGTGTTTTGGAACACGGAACGCCACAGCaaatgtttatattgttaaaacttATTGACGAGAAGCATCAACAAATGAAAGGAAGTATCAGTGCACAACAACAGTTGCAACTGACACCAAAACTGGCAATGTCATTTCCTAGAGAGTTATACGAACTATTTGCATTGGGAGAAAATGTCATGAAGCTGAATAGCTATAACAACAAAACAG GTATTGATGAGGAAGACATTGATGTCCCCACTGATGCAGGAGATGCTACCACAGAAGACATGCCACCCCTCGAAGAGGTGGAGGACGATGCATCACGCATGGAGGAAGTCGACTAA